A single window of Onychomys torridus chromosome 8, mOncTor1.1, whole genome shotgun sequence DNA harbors:
- the Rnf222 gene encoding RING finger protein 222, protein MSEGESKDSSGSECPVCYEKFRDLEGASRTLSCGHVFCHDCLVKYLLSTRVDGQVQRTIVCPICRYVTFLSKKSSRWPSMLDKSSQTLTVPVGLPSMPTPDRGGHTNPLAVSQQVWRQSPSQGAQLPLDLLPTLPRESQIFIISRHGMPLGEQDSVLPRRSLAEISEASPAPSATRSFCCRSRALLLITLIAVVAVVAAILPWVLLVRKQA, encoded by the coding sequence ATGTCAGAAGGGGAGAGCAAGGACAGTTCGGGCAGCGAGTGCCCTGTGTGCTACGAGAAGTTCCGGGACCTCGAGGGCGCCAGCCGGACCTTGAGCTGCGGCCATGTGTTCTGCCACGACTGCTTGGTCAAGTACCTGCTCTCCACCCGGGTGGATGGGCAGGTGCAGAGGACTATTGTCTGCCCCATCTGCCGCTACGTCACCTTCCTCAGCAAAAAGAGCTCCCGCTGGCCCTCCATGCTGGACAAGAGCTCACAGACCCTGACCGTGCCCGTGGGCCTGCCCTCCATGCCCACACCGGACCGTGGGGGCCACACAAACCCCCTGGCTGTCTCCCAGCAGGTCTGGAGACAATCGCCAAGCCAGGGGGCTCAGCTCCCCTTGGACCTGCTGCCCACCCTGCCCCGAGAGTCACAGATCTTCATCATCAGCCGCCATGGGATGCCGCTGGGGGAACAGGACAGTGTGCTGCCCCGACGCAGCCTGGCGGAGATCTCGGAGGCGTCCCCAGCTCCCAGCGCTACCCGCTCCTTCTGCTGCAGGTCTCGGGCGCTTCTGCTCATCACCCTCATCGCCGTGGTGGCGGTGGTAGCTGCCATCCTGCCCTGGGTGCTGCTGGTGAGGAAGCAGGCCTGA
- the Rpl26 gene encoding 60S ribosomal protein L26 has product MKFNPFVTSDRSKNRKRHFNAPSHIRRKIMSSPLSKELRQKYNVRSMPIRKDDEVQVVRGHYKGQQIGKVVQVYRKKYVIYIERVQREKANGTTVHVGIHPSKVVITRLKLDKDRKKILERKAKSRQVGKEKGKYKEETIEKMQE; this is encoded by the exons ATGAAGTTCAATCCCTTTGTGACTTCCGACCGAAGCAAGAACCGCAAACGGCATTTCAATGCACCTTCTCACATTCGGAGGAAGATCATGTCTTCCCCCCTTTCCAAAGAGCTGAGGCAGAAGTACAATGTTCGGTCTATGCCCATTCGAAAGGATGATGAAGTTCAG GTTGTCCGAGGACACTACAAAGGCCAGCAGATTGGCAAAGTGGTCCAAGTGTACAGGAAGAAGTACGTCATCTACATTGAGCGAGTCCAGCGAGAAAAGGCTAATGGCACAACTGTCCATGTGGGCATCCACCCCAGCAAG GTGGTTATCACCAGGCTAAAGCTGGACAAAGACCGCAAAAAGATCCTGGAAAGGAAAGCCAAGTCTCGACAAGTCGGAAAGGAGAAGGGCAAATACAAGGAAGAAACGATTGAGAAGATGCAAGAGTAG